The Phoenix dactylifera cultivar Barhee BC4 chromosome 9, palm_55x_up_171113_PBpolish2nd_filt_p, whole genome shotgun sequence genome window below encodes:
- the LOC120112000 gene encoding PR5-like receptor kinase translates to QLAPKRYKYADLKKITNSFCGKLGQGGYGIVYKGSLQDGRLVAVKFLRNSRGDGEEFVNEVVSIGRTSHVNVVSLIGFCLEGSKRALIYDYMPNGSLEKYIYSENPKTTLGWEKLYEIAIGIARGLEYLHRGCNTRIVHFDIKPHNILLDQEFCPKIADFGLAKLCPPKDSTLSVTGARGTIGFIAPEVFSRNFGVVSTKSDVYSYGMMVLEMVGGRKNVKASVENTSEIYFPHWIYDHLDQVGDLQAIEVTTESEELAKKMILVGLWCTQTMPGSRPSMSRVVDMLGGSISDLQLPPKPHLCSPLHSFRTSSNPTS, encoded by the coding sequence caacttgCCCCGAAAAGATACAAGTATGCAGATCTGAAGAAGATAACAAACTCTTTCTGTGGCAAACTTGGCCAAGGAGGTTATGGCATTGTGTACAAAGGTAGCCTGCAAGATGGTCGTTTGGTGGCTGTGAAGTTCTTAAGAAACTCCAGGGGTGATGGAGAGGAATTTGTGAACGAAGTTGTCAGCATTGGTAGGACCTCCCATGTTAACGTTGTTAGTCTAATTGGCTTTTGCTTAGAGGGGTCTAAAAGGGCTCTCATTTATGACTATATGCCCAATGGATCACTGGAGAAGTACATCTATTCAGAGAACCCAAAAACTACTCTTGGCTGGGAAAAGTTGTACGAAATAGCAATTGGCATTGCCCGAGGGCTAGAATATTTGCATCGAGGGTGCAACACACGCATAGTACACTTTGACATCAAACCCCACAATATCCTTCTAGATCAAGAATTTTGTCCTAAAATTGCAGATTTTGGGTTAGCTAAATTATGCCCTCCGAAGGACAGTACCCTTTCAGTGACAGGTGCTAGAGGAACCATAGGGTTTATCGCCCCAGAAGTCTTCTCTAGAAATTTTGGAGTTGTTTCTACTAAGTCAGATGTCTATAGCTATGGAATGATGGTTTTAGAAATGGTTGGAGGAAGAAAAAATGTAAAAGCAAGTGTAGAGAATACTAGTGAAATTTATTTTCCGCATTGGATTTACGATCATTTGGACCAAGTTGGAGATTTACAGGCTATTGAAGTGACAACAGAATCAGAAGAATTGGCGAAAAAGATGATCTTAGTTGGTTTGTGGTGCACACAGACGATGCCCGGGAGTCGACCTTCAATGAGCAGGGTAGTTGATATGTTGGGAGGAAGCATCAGTGACTTGCAATTGCCTCCAAAGCCGCATCTATGTTCTCCTTTGCATTCATTCAGAACTTCATCTAATCCTACCAGTTAG